A single genomic interval of Lacrimispora sphenoides JCM 1415 harbors:
- a CDS encoding branched-chain amino acid ABC transporter permease, producing the protein MKINKTSALIAAAAIALAAILPMFISNNYHLNLMIQVLINIIIVVGLNFITGLTGQMNLGTAGIFSMGAYTSSLLATRLGVNPWICLIAAVGMGFLIGMGLGYPSLRVSGVYLALTTIGFSEIVRILMTNLTGLTGGALGVTGIPPFSILGHKFQTNKEIYYLYLVIAVILIFNAYRIVNSKWGRAFLAVKDNPDAVEAGGINIASIKILAFTLASVYATVAGSLYAHYVGFINPSAYNLEYSINYVVMLVIGGIGSVPGNVLGAILVTLVPEFLRFMENYYWLVFSIITLLFVIFMPNGIVSLFKGKKRAAKAGKGAQANGR; encoded by the coding sequence ATGAAAATAAACAAAACATCGGCATTAATTGCAGCAGCAGCCATTGCTCTGGCAGCGATCCTACCCATGTTTATTTCCAATAACTATCATCTGAATCTGATGATCCAGGTATTAATTAATATCATTATAGTAGTGGGTCTTAATTTCATAACCGGCCTTACCGGTCAGATGAATCTGGGAACTGCCGGTATATTCTCTATGGGAGCATATACGTCTTCCCTGCTGGCAACAAGACTTGGGGTCAATCCATGGATTTGCTTAATCGCAGCCGTGGGCATGGGATTTTTAATCGGAATGGGTCTTGGCTATCCTTCCTTAAGGGTATCCGGAGTATATCTGGCCCTTACTACCATTGGTTTTTCTGAAATCGTCCGTATTCTGATGACGAATTTAACAGGCCTGACAGGAGGAGCATTGGGCGTAACGGGAATTCCTCCATTTTCTATCCTGGGCCATAAGTTCCAGACCAATAAAGAGATTTACTATCTCTATCTGGTCATAGCGGTCATTCTTATCTTTAACGCGTACCGGATTGTTAACTCCAAATGGGGACGGGCTTTCCTGGCAGTTAAGGATAATCCGGATGCGGTGGAAGCAGGAGGGATCAACATTGCGTCCATTAAGATTTTAGCGTTTACCCTTGCATCCGTTTATGCAACCGTGGCAGGAAGCCTTTATGCCCATTACGTTGGTTTCATCAATCCAAGTGCATATAACCTGGAGTATTCCATTAACTACGTTGTCATGTTGGTTATCGGAGGAATCGGCTCTGTGCCAGGCAATGTGCTCGGGGCGATTCTGGTTACTTTAGTGCCGGAATTTTTAAGATTCATGGAAAATTACTACTGGCTGGTATTTTCAATCATCACTCTGCTGTTTGTCATCTTTATGCCAAATGGGATCGTTTCTCTATTTAAGGGTAAGAAGAGGGCAGCAAAAGCAGGGAAAGGAGCGCAGGCAAATGGCAGATAA
- a CDS encoding ABC transporter substrate-binding protein, whose amino-acid sequence MRRMKKVLCMAMAVGMTVSSLAGCGSSTSGAAKAPASGETQAGAQSTATGAPIKVGVSNMVTGPMAAGGLRMKQAVTMAFEEINAKGGVLGGRPLEMVLVDDTGTPTGAVNAVNKILGENVSVSIGPHTSPMASATQELYRKAGVPFISAATSPKLLEAQNPYFFRISVSDGAVGPAMVEFAKDQFGAAKVGALYDTDDYGVAADNATKLYCEKNGIEYYSEGFTSGDKDLTSQLSKIKGWGPDVIFDFSHDAEAALIVRQLDELGMGDLPHVGPNALAQSQTYDLCDAKQLEGTYASTDFYADQTNETMKKFLDDFKTRWGADVERYAAMYYTAAYLTADAIERAGSDKPEDIRKALSETKDFNAVFGKLNCSEQGEMNTNLYILEFNGEKNMSVSKQVSLD is encoded by the coding sequence ATGAGAAGGATGAAAAAAGTTTTATGCATGGCAATGGCGGTTGGTATGACTGTCTCATCCCTGGCTGGCTGCGGCAGCAGTACATCAGGCGCAGCGAAAGCTCCGGCTTCAGGTGAAACGCAGGCAGGAGCCCAGTCAACGGCTACCGGTGCTCCGATCAAGGTGGGAGTATCCAACATGGTAACCGGCCCTATGGCGGCCGGTGGGCTTCGTATGAAGCAGGCCGTAACCATGGCGTTTGAAGAAATCAACGCCAAAGGCGGAGTGCTGGGGGGAAGACCTTTGGAGATGGTTCTGGTTGATGACACAGGGACTCCCACAGGTGCGGTAAATGCAGTCAATAAGATTCTGGGTGAGAATGTTTCGGTGTCAATCGGACCTCATACTTCTCCTATGGCATCTGCAACTCAGGAATTATATCGGAAGGCAGGAGTACCGTTCATCAGCGCTGCTACCTCACCAAAGCTTTTAGAAGCACAGAATCCATACTTTTTCCGTATATCCGTTTCTGACGGAGCCGTTGGACCGGCTATGGTGGAGTTTGCCAAGGACCAGTTTGGTGCTGCAAAGGTTGGAGCTCTCTATGATACAGATGATTACGGTGTAGCGGCCGACAATGCCACAAAACTGTATTGCGAAAAGAATGGAATTGAATATTACTCAGAAGGATTTACATCCGGTGATAAGGACTTAACATCACAGCTTTCCAAAATAAAAGGCTGGGGACCTGATGTTATCTTTGATTTTTCCCATGACGCAGAGGCGGCTTTGATTGTACGTCAGCTGGACGAGCTTGGTATGGGAGATCTTCCTCATGTTGGGCCTAATGCTCTGGCACAGTCCCAGACCTATGATTTATGCGATGCAAAACAGCTGGAAGGTACTTATGCATCTACAGATTTCTACGCAGACCAGACCAATGAGACCATGAAGAAATTCTTAGATGATTTTAAGACACGCTGGGGAGCTGATGTGGAACGTTATGCAGCGATGTATTATACTGCAGCTTATTTAACAGCCGATGCCATTGAGCGGGCAGGCTCCGATAAACCGGAAGATATTCGCAAGGCTCTTTCTGAAACAAAAGATTTTAATGCTGTATTTGGAAAGCTTAACTGCTCTGAGCAGGGAGAGATGAATACGAACCTTTATATTCTGGAGTTTAACGGAGAAAAGAATATGTCTGTATCCAAACAGGTATCCTTAGACTGA
- a CDS encoding DUF1667 domain-containing protein translates to MMKEFTCIICPNGCEISADIEIKEGGGLIRSIDGALCPRGEIYVKQELIDPRRNIATSVLVKGGILPLASVRLTNPIPKARIFDAMEEIKKCSLTAPVTAGTVIVENILGYDADVIVTKSVPAGELQK, encoded by the coding sequence ATGATGAAGGAATTTACCTGTATTATCTGCCCGAACGGGTGCGAAATAAGTGCAGATATAGAAATAAAAGAAGGCGGCGGCTTGATACGGTCCATAGATGGCGCCCTCTGTCCAAGAGGAGAGATTTATGTGAAGCAGGAACTGATTGATCCCCGCCGTAATATTGCAACTTCAGTTCTGGTAAAAGGAGGAATTCTGCCATTAGCCAGCGTACGTCTGACGAACCCGATCCCAAAAGCCAGAATCTTTGATGCCATGGAAGAGATAAAGAAGTGCAGTCTGACAGCACCTGTGACAGCCGGTACGGTTATCGTGGAAAATATTCTTGGATATGATGCAGATGTGATTGTGACAAAATCTGTGCCGGCAGGCGAACTGCAGAAATAA
- a CDS encoding cation-translocating P-type ATPase, whose translation MKDWYQKTEEEVLEALHTSKEGLSATEAAGLLASKGENILEEGKKKSTLQVFAEQFRDLLVVILIAAAVISMLSGNAESTIVIVAVIVLNAVLGTVQHEKAQKSLASLKSLSSPTAKVIRDGQKVEIASKGVVPGDILLLEAGDMVVADGRILNNYSLQVNESSLTGESTNVDKEEGTLDTEAPLADRTNMVYSGSLVTYGRAVVAVTGTGMDTEIGKIASLMNATKEKKTPLQVSLDQFSSRLAMVIMVICGLVFLLSIYRKMPLLDSLMFAVALAVAAIPEALSSIVTIVQAMGTQRMAKENAIIKELKAVESLGCVSVICSDKTGTLTQNKMTVKDIYVDGKVCQPDELDLRSQLHRYLLYDALLTNDSSLVEGKGIGDPTEYALLEMAGKVSLSHDLIREMMHRLEEIPFDSDRKLMSTKYQLHGVPTILTKGAVDVLLYRTTHIRTSEGVRELTEKDRENILEQNMRFSENGLRVLAFAYKEVEEDHVLSLKSENDFIFIGLISMVDPPREESKDAVADAKRAGIRPVMITGDHKITATAIAKQIGIFEKGDMAVTGAELDAMTDEELDLNITKTSVYARVSPENKIRIVDAWQRRGNVVSMTGDGVNDAPALKKADIGVAMGITGTEVSKDAASMILADDNFATIIKAVANGRNVYRNIKNAIQFLLSGNMAGILSVLYTSIMALPVPFAPVHLLFINLLTDSLPAIAIGMEPAEHGLLNRKPRDPKEGILSKEFMLKILVQGALIAVCTMTAFHIGLKQGSAATASTMAFCTLTLSRLFHGFNCRSRQSIFRLGFASNWYSLGAFLAGVFLLSLVMFVPVLEKLFSVAPLTASQIGIIYGLAVIPTIIIQFAKIIKENRK comes from the coding sequence TTGAAAGACTGGTATCAGAAAACAGAAGAAGAAGTTTTAGAAGCGCTTCACACATCAAAGGAAGGCTTAAGTGCAACAGAAGCAGCCGGACTTCTTGCCAGCAAGGGAGAAAATATTCTGGAGGAGGGAAAGAAAAAAAGCACCCTTCAAGTATTTGCCGAGCAGTTCCGTGATCTGCTGGTGGTCATTCTGATTGCAGCGGCTGTTATTTCCATGCTTTCAGGAAATGCAGAAAGTACCATCGTTATCGTAGCGGTTATTGTGCTGAATGCAGTTCTTGGAACCGTGCAGCATGAAAAGGCCCAGAAGTCTCTGGCAAGCTTAAAGTCCTTATCGTCACCAACTGCCAAGGTGATCCGGGATGGACAAAAGGTTGAGATCGCTTCAAAAGGCGTGGTTCCCGGAGATATCCTGCTTCTGGAAGCCGGAGATATGGTAGTGGCTGATGGACGAATCCTTAATAATTATTCCCTGCAGGTAAACGAAAGCTCCTTAACCGGCGAATCTACCAATGTGGATAAGGAAGAAGGGACTCTTGATACAGAAGCACCTCTGGCAGACCGGACCAACATGGTTTATTCCGGAAGCCTGGTTACTTACGGCAGAGCGGTAGTCGCTGTCACCGGAACAGGAATGGATACGGAGATCGGAAAGATCGCCAGCCTGATGAATGCGACAAAGGAGAAAAAAACACCTTTGCAGGTCAGTCTGGATCAGTTTTCCAGCCGGCTTGCCATGGTCATTATGGTGATCTGCGGCCTGGTGTTCCTGTTAAGTATTTACCGTAAAATGCCACTTTTAGACTCCCTGATGTTTGCTGTGGCTCTTGCAGTTGCTGCGATTCCGGAGGCCTTAAGCTCCATAGTAACTATTGTACAGGCAATGGGAACACAGCGGATGGCAAAAGAAAATGCCATTATTAAGGAATTAAAGGCGGTGGAAAGCCTTGGCTGCGTTTCCGTCATCTGTTCTGATAAGACAGGAACCCTGACCCAAAATAAGATGACAGTAAAGGATATCTATGTGGATGGCAAAGTCTGTCAGCCGGATGAGTTAGACCTTCGCAGCCAGCTCCACAGGTATCTTCTTTACGATGCGCTGCTGACCAACGATTCCTCTCTTGTAGAAGGAAAGGGGATCGGAGATCCTACGGAGTATGCCCTTCTTGAAATGGCAGGAAAAGTCAGCTTAAGTCATGATCTCATCAGGGAAATGATGCACCGCCTGGAAGAGATTCCCTTTGATTCCGACCGGAAGCTGATGAGCACCAAATACCAGCTTCATGGAGTTCCTACCATACTGACAAAGGGTGCGGTGGATGTATTGCTGTACCGGACCACCCACATCCGTACCTCGGAAGGAGTCAGGGAACTGACAGAAAAAGACCGGGAGAATATCCTGGAGCAGAATATGAGATTTTCAGAGAATGGACTTCGGGTGCTTGCTTTTGCCTATAAGGAAGTGGAAGAAGACCATGTGCTTTCCTTAAAATCAGAAAACGACTTTATCTTTATTGGGCTTATCTCGATGGTTGACCCGCCGAGAGAAGAGTCTAAGGATGCGGTAGCCGATGCCAAACGGGCAGGAATCCGGCCGGTAATGATCACCGGAGATCATAAGATCACGGCAACTGCCATAGCAAAACAGATCGGTATTTTCGAAAAGGGAGATATGGCTGTTACCGGCGCGGAATTAGACGCTATGACCGATGAAGAGCTTGACTTAAATATTACTAAGACTTCCGTATATGCCAGAGTTTCGCCGGAAAATAAGATCCGAATTGTGGACGCATGGCAGAGGCGGGGAAATGTTGTTTCTATGACAGGAGACGGAGTCAATGATGCGCCTGCCTTAAAGAAGGCCGACATCGGAGTGGCTATGGGAATCACCGGTACGGAGGTTTCCAAGGATGCTGCATCCATGATTCTGGCAGATGATAACTTTGCAACCATTATTAAGGCAGTTGCCAACGGCCGTAATGTTTACCGGAACATAAAAAACGCCATTCAGTTTTTGCTGTCCGGAAACATGGCGGGAATCCTTTCCGTCCTGTATACATCGATTATGGCTCTTCCTGTCCCCTTTGCACCGGTCCATCTGCTGTTCATTAACCTGTTGACTGATTCCCTTCCGGCAATCGCTATTGGCATGGAGCCTGCGGAGCACGGACTGCTTAACAGGAAGCCAAGAGATCCAAAGGAGGGAATCCTGTCCAAAGAATTTATGCTTAAGATACTGGTGCAGGGTGCGCTGATTGCTGTATGTACCATGACGGCTTTCCATATCGGATTAAAGCAGGGCAGTGCAGCCACAGCCAGCACCATGGCCTTTTGTACCCTGACCCTTTCCCGGTTGTTCCACGGATTTAACTGCAGAAGCCGCCAGTCTATTTTCCGGCTGGGTTTTGCAAGCAACTGGTACAGTCTTGGAGCATTCCTTGCAGGAGTTTTCCTGTTAAGCCTTGTTATGTTTGTGCCCGTCCTTGAAAAGCTGTTTTCCGTAGCTCCTCTAACAGCCAGCCAGATTGGCATCATATATGGTCTTGCAGTCATTCCTACGATCATCATACAGTTTGCAAAAATCATAAAAGAAAACAGGAAATAA
- a CDS encoding zinc-dependent alcohol dehydrogenase — translation MRAIYLEEPWKVACIDNEKPEPKEGQALIKVRAAGICGSDIGAYRGTNPLVSYPRIIGHEVVGEVISIPEDNGKGIKAGDHVIVDPYLFCGECYPCSIGRTNCCTDLKVLGVHVEGGMSDYMVHPADMLWKLPEDMPWDIAPMAEPLTIALHGIHRGGLKKGEHVAIIGAGPIGLLAAMSALAYEAEPIVIDVVAERLSFAKELGVKYTIHSAEENLTEKVLEYTNGRLAELVMECSGANPAVRSALDITANAGRITLTGWPKKETPLPTDMITRKEIDIRGARTSANEFEEAIELIHSGRVDVRKILTKTVTMEETPAVIADIERNSGNYMKVNVIL, via the coding sequence TTGCGCGCTATTTATTTAGAAGAACCGTGGAAGGTTGCATGTATTGACAACGAGAAACCAGAGCCAAAGGAAGGTCAGGCCCTTATAAAAGTACGGGCAGCAGGTATCTGCGGAAGTGACATCGGTGCTTACCGGGGTACCAATCCTCTGGTATCCTATCCAAGGATTATCGGCCATGAGGTAGTGGGAGAGGTAATATCCATTCCGGAAGACAACGGGAAAGGAATTAAAGCAGGAGACCATGTGATCGTAGATCCCTATCTCTTTTGCGGAGAGTGCTACCCCTGTTCCATTGGACGAACCAATTGCTGTACCGATTTAAAGGTACTTGGCGTCCATGTGGAGGGAGGGATGTCCGACTATATGGTACATCCGGCAGATATGCTCTGGAAGCTTCCGGAAGATATGCCATGGGATATTGCACCGATGGCAGAGCCTCTTACCATTGCCTTACATGGCATTCACAGAGGCGGTTTAAAGAAAGGGGAGCATGTGGCGATCATAGGGGCAGGCCCCATCGGTCTTCTGGCAGCCATGTCAGCTCTGGCTTATGAGGCAGAGCCTATTGTTATTGACGTTGTTGCTGAGCGCCTTTCTTTTGCAAAAGAGCTGGGAGTAAAATATACCATTCATTCAGCAGAAGAAAACCTGACAGAAAAGGTATTGGAATATACCAATGGCCGTTTGGCAGAGCTTGTTATGGAATGTTCCGGCGCAAACCCGGCAGTCCGTTCTGCCCTTGACATTACAGCGAACGCAGGCAGGATTACGCTGACCGGATGGCCGAAAAAAGAGACTCCGCTTCCTACCGATATGATCACCAGAAAGGAAATTGATATCCGCGGTGCCCGTACCAGTGCCAATGAATTTGAAGAAGCCATTGAGCTGATCCATTCAGGCAGGGTAGATGTGAGAAAAATACTGACCAAAACCGTTACGATGGAAGAAACCCCGGCAGTGATCGCTGATATTGAACGGAATTCCGGTAACTATATGAAAGTAAACGTAATTCTGTAA
- a CDS encoding GntR family transcriptional regulator, whose product MTKKFTQNPGESAREYALRFLLDQIINLEFTPGQKISDIEISKELNISRTPVREAILSLTNGHLIESYPQKGIFVSLIDSNIVEQVCTMRKMIEGPLAEMSCDFITQEHLDNLYDYITLQKDYASNGPRENFEKFLTLDIAFHKEFYDICGMAFIYDTMQTIMPHFDRQRKLSYQINVSDRVISDHSAICKAIMDKDKKKASEAMIRHISTALADQTILKKEFPDYFI is encoded by the coding sequence ATGACTAAAAAGTTTACCCAAAACCCGGGAGAGTCCGCACGTGAATATGCCCTTCGGTTTCTTCTGGACCAGATTATTAACCTGGAATTCACGCCAGGACAAAAAATCTCTGATATAGAAATCTCAAAAGAATTAAACATCAGCCGGACTCCGGTCAGAGAAGCCATTCTTTCACTGACCAATGGCCATTTGATCGAAAGCTATCCTCAAAAGGGGATTTTTGTTTCTTTGATTGATAGTAATATCGTGGAACAGGTATGTACCATGAGGAAAATGATTGAGGGGCCGCTGGCAGAAATGAGCTGTGATTTTATCACCCAGGAGCACCTGGATAACTTATATGACTATATAACGCTCCAAAAAGATTACGCATCCAACGGACCGAGGGAGAACTTCGAGAAATTTCTGACTCTGGATATTGCTTTCCACAAAGAATTTTATGATATATGCGGTATGGCTTTTATCTATGACACCATGCAGACCATCATGCCTCACTTTGACAGGCAGCGAAAGCTGAGTTATCAGATCAATGTATCAGACCGTGTCATCAGCGATCACTCCGCCATCTGCAAAGCCATCATGGACAAGGATAAGAAAAAGGCTTCTGAAGCCATGATCCGGCACATATCCACCGCATTGGCAGATCAGACCATACTCAAAAAAGAATTTCCCGATTACTTCATTTAA
- a CDS encoding ABC transporter ATP-binding protein: MADNREGKSILTLKHVTKRFSGLVAVNDLSLDMKERTIHALIGPNGAGKSTAINMITGLLPLTEGEIYHEDTKISGMSAHQIAQTSCSRTFQNLKLYRSMTVKENLMMGNMTDRKQGFVPFLFDIKNAYREEKLMNEKADQILEFMGLKDLAEEYPSNMPYGKQKLTELARSLMSDPRLLFLDEPAAGLNPSERVEFVNIMLKVFDSGIDIFLIEHNMDVIMNISNYITVINFGAKIAEGTPEEIQQDPLVIKAYLGDRYKQNMARGASNA, from the coding sequence ATGGCAGATAACAGAGAAGGAAAATCTATTTTAACCCTGAAACATGTAACAAAACGCTTTTCCGGGCTGGTTGCGGTAAATGATCTGTCTCTGGATATGAAAGAACGTACCATTCATGCTTTGATCGGACCAAACGGAGCAGGCAAGTCAACTGCTATCAATATGATCACCGGCCTTCTGCCGTTAACAGAGGGTGAGATTTACCATGAGGATACGAAAATAAGCGGTATGAGTGCCCATCAGATCGCCCAGACCAGCTGCAGCCGGACCTTCCAGAATTTAAAGTTATATCGTTCCATGACAGTGAAAGAAAACTTAATGATGGGAAATATGACAGACCGGAAGCAGGGCTTTGTACCTTTTCTGTTTGATATTAAGAACGCATACAGGGAAGAGAAGCTTATGAATGAAAAAGCAGATCAGATCCTGGAGTTTATGGGATTAAAGGATCTGGCAGAAGAGTATCCGTCCAATATGCCTTATGGAAAACAGAAACTTACGGAGCTTGCCAGGTCTCTCATGTCAGATCCAAGACTTCTGTTCTTAGATGAACCTGCCGCAGGACTCAATCCCTCCGAGCGCGTGGAATTCGTAAATATTATGCTGAAGGTATTTGATTCCGGCATCGATATTTTCCTCATTGAGCACAATATGGATGTTATCATGAATATCAGCAATTATATCACCGTTATTAACTTTGGAGCTAAAATTGCCGAAGGCACACCGGAAGAGATACAGCAGGATCCGTTGGTAATTAAGGCGTATTTAGGCGACCGGTATAAACAGAATATGGCAAGGGGGGCTTCAAATGCTTAA
- a CDS encoding NAD(P)/FAD-dependent oxidoreductase has product MNAERKEIQVEQVDVVIIGGGPAGLAAAAELYRRGIRNLLIIEREKQLGGILRQCIHDGFGLTRFQTALSGPEYAQRFIDTIEELNIPYLTDATVLEVTRERQVTAVSREGMRTWQAKAVILTMGCRERTRGAIGIPGERPAGVFTAGVAQAYMNLFNTMPAKEAVILGSGDIGMIMARRLTLEGAHVKAVFDIQPYPSGLPRNIQQCLNDYDIPLYLSHGITAIHGNTRLTGVTVSQVDENFMPIPGTEKEYQCDTLILSVGLIPENELSLDAGVILDERTRGAFVDEYFQTDAEGIFAAGNVLHVHDLVDFVSIEAESLADSVAEYVKEGSLRPAAIAIKTDCNIGYTVPQRVSGTKEFTLSLRVKRPMKDCRIVVRQAGKEVAAKKMKKAIPAEMIRVVISHEKLVSGSDLEVCVE; this is encoded by the coding sequence ATGAATGCAGAACGAAAAGAGATCCAGGTAGAACAGGTGGATGTTGTAATTATAGGCGGAGGACCTGCCGGGCTTGCAGCAGCAGCAGAACTTTACCGCCGCGGAATTCGTAACCTGCTGATCATTGAGCGGGAAAAGCAGCTGGGAGGCATCCTGCGCCAATGCATTCACGACGGATTCGGATTGACCCGCTTTCAGACTGCCTTAAGCGGTCCTGAATATGCACAGCGTTTCATTGACACAATAGAAGAGCTGAATATTCCTTACCTAACAGATGCAACGGTACTGGAGGTGACCCGTGAAAGACAGGTGACGGCAGTTTCCAGGGAAGGCATGAGAACCTGGCAGGCAAAGGCAGTGATCCTGACCATGGGCTGCCGCGAGCGGACAAGGGGAGCCATTGGGATTCCGGGTGAGCGGCCTGCGGGCGTATTTACAGCAGGTGTTGCCCAGGCTTATATGAATCTGTTTAATACCATGCCGGCTAAGGAAGCGGTAATACTGGGCTCCGGAGATATCGGCATGATTATGGCCCGCCGGCTTACTCTGGAAGGGGCTCATGTAAAGGCTGTATTTGATATCCAGCCTTATCCCAGCGGATTGCCGCGCAATATCCAACAGTGTCTTAATGATTATGACATACCACTGTATTTAAGCCATGGAATAACTGCAATTCATGGAAATACCAGGCTTACCGGCGTCACTGTCTCTCAGGTAGATGAGAATTTTATGCCCATCCCAGGAACAGAAAAAGAGTACCAGTGTGATACGCTCATTCTTTCCGTCGGCCTGATTCCGGAGAATGAACTATCCCTGGATGCGGGAGTTATCTTAGATGAACGGACCAGGGGCGCTTTTGTAGACGAATATTTCCAGACTGACGCAGAAGGGATCTTTGCCGCAGGAAACGTCCTTCATGTACATGACCTGGTTGATTTTGTCTCGATCGAGGCGGAGAGTCTGGCCGATTCAGTGGCGGAATACGTAAAAGAGGGAAGTCTCAGACCAGCTGCCATTGCGATTAAAACCGACTGCAATATCGGGTATACGGTACCTCAAAGAGTCAGCGGAACGAAAGAATTTACGTTGTCCTTAAGGGTAAAAAGACCGATGAAGGACTGCCGCATTGTTGTGCGCCAGGCCGGGAAGGAAGTGGCAGCTAAAAAGATGAAAAAAGCAATACCTGCAGAAATGATCCGCGTTGTCATTTCTCATGAAAAGCTGGTATCCGGCTCAGATTTGGAGGTGTGCGTAGAATGA
- a CDS encoding branched-chain amino acid ABC transporter permease, giving the protein MQVFVQLLITGIAMGFIYALVGIEYTLIWNATGLLNFSHDKFILFGAYMFAGTYVLGLGLPPILAILFTIFTMFLLGIVSAFVIFNPLSKLSTNLFAVIGTVILGRIMIESVRLIWGPLPFTLDNFMRGSIHFGSVVVSKAHLVIIVVCSLITAGLQVFFKATKTGKAMRCVSENKTAASLMGINVPMNIAFTIGLSAIVCATIGILVIPIFNVELQMSSMIGLKGFASGVIGGFGYLPGAIVGGILLGVVEIFGSMLIPSVYKDCLSFVLLIIFLLVRPSGILGNKR; this is encoded by the coding sequence ATGCAGGTATTTGTACAGCTGCTCATTACCGGTATTGCCATGGGTTTTATCTATGCTCTGGTAGGTATTGAGTACACTCTTATCTGGAACGCAACAGGATTACTCAATTTCAGCCATGATAAGTTCATCTTATTTGGAGCTTATATGTTTGCCGGTACCTATGTGCTGGGTCTTGGGCTTCCGCCGATACTAGCAATTCTTTTCACAATTTTTACCATGTTTTTATTAGGTATTGTCAGCGCGTTTGTAATTTTTAATCCGCTAAGCAAGCTTTCCACCAATTTATTCGCAGTGATCGGAACCGTTATCCTTGGCAGGATTATGATAGAGTCGGTTCGCCTGATCTGGGGGCCTCTTCCCTTTACACTGGATAATTTCATGAGAGGATCCATTCACTTTGGTTCTGTGGTAGTCTCAAAAGCTCATTTGGTGATTATTGTGGTATGTTCCTTAATTACCGCTGGCCTTCAGGTTTTCTTTAAAGCAACCAAGACCGGAAAAGCCATGCGTTGTGTATCGGAAAATAAAACGGCAGCATCCTTAATGGGAATCAATGTTCCCATGAACATCGCTTTTACCATTGGTTTATCGGCGATTGTCTGCGCCACCATCGGAATCCTGGTAATTCCTATCTTCAATGTGGAACTTCAGATGTCATCCATGATCGGATTAAAAGGATTTGCCTCCGGTGTCATCGGCGGCTTTGGCTACCTTCCAGGGGCAATTGTGGGCGGTATCCTACTTGGAGTGGTTGAAATCTTTGGAAGTATGCTGATTCCGTCTGTTTATAAAGACTGTTTGTCATTTGTACTGTTAATCATCTTCTTGTTGGTGAGACCGTCAGGAATTCTGGGAAATAAGAGATAA
- a CDS encoding ABC transporter ATP-binding protein, with translation MLKVNGIDVYYGKVQALFDVSIEVGDREIVSIIGANGAGKTTLMKSIMGINKPKSGTIEYNGQVISGLPPHKVVSKKIVYIPEGREIFPNMTVQENLEMGAYSVKLSKAEMERHLEEQYDIFPRLEERAKQKAGSMSGGEQQMLAIARGLMSDPELLMLDEPSLGLAPVIVDDMFDVIVRVNKVRNIPIAIVEQNAFMAMSISDRTYVLEVGNLVTHGESKALMDSDEIKKAYLGG, from the coding sequence ATGCTTAAAGTAAATGGCATTGACGTATATTATGGCAAGGTTCAGGCTCTGTTTGACGTATCCATTGAAGTGGGTGACCGGGAAATCGTATCCATCATCGGAGCCAACGGAGCAGGAAAGACTACCCTGATGAAATCCATTATGGGAATCAATAAACCGAAAAGCGGCACGATCGAATACAACGGCCAGGTTATAAGCGGTCTCCCTCCCCATAAGGTGGTAAGTAAAAAGATTGTTTATATCCCTGAGGGCCGGGAAATTTTCCCCAATATGACGGTTCAGGAAAATCTGGAAATGGGTGCTTATTCTGTAAAGTTATCAAAGGCGGAGATGGAGCGTCATCTGGAAGAACAGTACGATATTTTTCCGAGGCTTGAGGAACGGGCAAAACAAAAAGCCGGTTCCATGTCAGGAGGCGAGCAGCAGATGTTAGCCATAGCAAGAGGGCTTATGTCAGATCCGGAGCTTTTGATGCTTGATGAGCCAAGCCTTGGTCTTGCCCCAGTCATTGTTGATGACATGTTTGATGTAATTGTCCGCGTAAATAAGGTGAGAAATATACCGATCGCCATCGTGGAGCAGAATGCATTTATGGCCATGTCCATATCTGACAGGACCTATGTATTGGAAGTGGGTAACCTTGTTACCCATGGAGAAAGCAAGGCACTGATGGATTCTGATGAAATTAAAAAAGCTTATCTGGGAGGCTGA